One Epinephelus moara isolate mb chromosome 20, YSFRI_EMoa_1.0, whole genome shotgun sequence genomic window carries:
- the endouc gene encoding uridylate-specific endoribonuclease C, producing MAPRFCGVLVLLTVFLGGLNASRPAVNQELSNIFNELWNLDVNRLTPVTDYTVSVQGRAGFVTQGSHVVQDHASQPLFSNVNENKLKNITTISRFMKLLDNYERSTGVAERVTTEELTEMNLFLDAVLETAVMKRAHQYLVTKGQSNSNVRLFKNQLRLIWFHLYHRQRNTGLDSCGFEHVFVGETKSGTDIIGFHNWIQFYLQEKNVHLDYKGYKARDHDLPDQDDHVLNLQFSWHGIVKPVGSAFIGTSPEFEMALFTIVFLMNTERSTTVLVNIDQCQMELVVIRHGRSLGTAYPKLLSSNSRHVRQHSH from the exons ATGGCTCCAag GTTCTGTGGAGTCCTCGTCCTTCTGACTGTGTTTCTCGGTGGACTGAATGCATCAAG ACCAGCTGTAAACCAGGAACTATCCAATATTTTCAATGAGTTGTGGAACCTGGATGTGAATCGTCTGACGCCTGTGACAGACTACACAGTCTCTGTTCAG GGCAGAGCTGGTTTTGTAACCCAGGGCAGCCATGTCGTCCAGGATCACGCCTCACAGCCTCTGTTCTCCAATGTCAATGAGAACAAACTGAAGAACATAACCACCATCTCTC GCTTCATGAAACTCCTCGACAACTATGAGCGGTCCACAGGCGTGGCTGAACGAGTCACAACAGAGGAGCTGACAGAGATGAATCTCTTCCTAGACGCCGTCTTAGAGACAGCCGTCATGAAG CGGGCTCATCAGTACCTGGTGACTAAAGGACAGTCCAACTCTAATGTGAGGCTCTTTAAGAATCAGCTGCGCTTGATCTGGTTCCACCTCTaccacagacagagaaacacagg TCTGGACTCCTGTGGATTCGAGCATGTGTTTGTTGGAGAGACAAAATCTGGGACGGACATCATCGGCTTTCACAACTGGATCCAGTTTTACCTGCAAGAGAAGAACGTACACTTGGACTACAAAGGCTACAAGGCCAGGGATCATGACTTA CCCGATCAAGACGACCATGTCCTGAACCTCCAGTTCAGCTGGCACGGTATTGTGAAGCCCGTCGGCAGCGCCTTCATTGGGACCAGCCCTGAGTTTGAGATGGCACTCTTCACCATCGTCTTCCTCATGAACACAGAGAGGAGCACCACAGTGCTGGTCAACATCGACCAGTGTCAGATGGAGCTGGTGGTCATCAGACACGGACGCTCCCTCGGGACTGCGTACCCCAAGCTGCTCAGCAGCAACAGTCGACATGTTAGGCAGCACtcacactga